The Nocardia vinacea genome contains the following window.
GCAGGGTGGTTGCAGTGTCGGTTTGGACTCGTATGAAGACGGCTTCGAACAGTGATTGCTTGTCCTTGAAGTGCCGGTACACCGCGCCTTTGGTGAACCTGGCTGCGGCGCCGACTGCGTCCAGTGAGGTTCGGTGGTAGCCGTTCTCGGCGAACAGCCGCTCGGCCGCGTCGACGAGCGCTTGGCGGGTCTGCTCGACGTAGTCCAGGCGTTGGGGCTTGACATCGCTCACGATGCTCATAGTAAGGTTAGATCCCTTCAGTATCCATGATACTGACGGTATCATCGTGATTGAGCTGACTACCGGATTGCGCCCATTGCTGAATTGATGCCAGTTTCCGAAGGAGTTGCCATGACACACCGCATCCCGATTGGCCACGGACTGGGTATCGCACGGCTCGCCGCGGAAGTCGACTACCCGCCTCTCACCGGAGATGTGCAACGCGACATCATCGGCATCCTGGAACAGTTACGCGCCCTGTACCGATGCCACCCACGGGCACCGGAGGTCGAATCGCCGACCCTCTGCCCGCATACCATGCGATACCTCGACCACATGGCCGGCGCATTGGCGCCGACCGGCCTCGACGCCACCGCTACGCTAACGGTCATCGGCCTGCTCACAGGGTGGGTGCGCGCCCTCGCCGCACAAGAAGAAGCCGGACTCTCCGCGCGCGCAAACATGGCCGACCACATCTCAGCGATGCTGTCCCACGGCGACTACCCACAGTTGACTGCGCTATTCGCCACCCTCGAATCCGCCACCCCACCCGACACCGAAACAGCATTCCGAACATGCATCGAAGCGCTACTGTTCGGCATCATTCCGTTGGAACCGTGAGTCGCCCAGTGCAATAGGTGTCCCGCATTGCCATGCGCCGATGGCCATCGCAGCAACCCTGGCGCGCTCGACCACCCGAGTCAATTCTCCCTCGCACCAGAATGCATCGGTACGTCGATCAACCGCCTCTCAGATCGAGCGACCTGAGTGCGGCTGGTACGTCGAGAGATCAACCATAGTGATCCGATTATTAAGGACACCACGGTCATAAATATCTCGGTAAGAATAATCATCTCGCAGACAACGAATACTGTATTCATGGCGAGCCCCTTCTATTCAGGCTGTGTGCGCGGATGACTCCCCCACAAAGTTAATTCTGGGCCGAACTTCCATCGGCCGTATTCTGGCCGCGCAAGGGAAGATTGCAACTCGCCGAATTATCGAGTACTGCGGATTGTCGGGCCGTGAAGTGACGTCGATGTTGGTGGCCTTCAGATCTTCGGGATTTCTTGATGCCCTGAACTGCAGTCTTCCATCGCATATGCCGACCATCCGATCGGAATAGCTATCACCGGTGTCGTGCGGCCCTTGGAGCCAACGCTCCAAGGGCCGCACCCGGGATACTACTCAGCGCAGGTCGCGGCGACGGAAGCCGAAAAGCCCCACTGTGACAGCCATTGCTGCAATCGCCGCCAGGATCATCACCGGGGCGGCGGCGAATGATGCCGCGGGCAGCTTCGGCAGGTGGCTGTATGGGTCGAGGTTCAGAACCCATTGCGGCATACCGGAGATGGATCCGAGCAGGAACAGGGCGAGCCCGCCGGTGAACACGCCCCACGCCACTGGTGTCCACCGGGGCAGCAGCCCGAACAGCAGCACAGTCGCTGCGGTGAACAGCCAGATAGCCGGAAGTTGTACCAACGCCGCGCCGAGCACCCGCGGGAGTTTGCCGCCGACATCATGGGCCGCCAAGCCGTAGGCGAGGCCACCGACGCAACCCGAAACCAACAGCAGCACTATCGGTCCCCCGAGCGCGAATACCAGATGTGAAGCGGCCCAGCGGATCCGGCCGATCGCTCCAGTGAGCACGGCCTCGGCACGGTCGGCGGTTTCTTCCGAATGCAACCGCAGCGCAGCCGAAATCGAGTACGCGGCCGCGGCGAGGCCGAGCATGGTGTACACCATGGTGACCACCGAATCCTCGAGCACCTGCGAGCCGCCCATTCGGGCGATCATGTCGCGCATGGTCTGATTGGAACCCAGCTCGTCTCCGATGCCGTTGATCACGCTGCCGAACATCAGAGCGTACAAACTGAGCCCCACGCACCAAGCCGCCAGCGTGCCACGCTGCATCCGCCATGCCAGCCCGAGCGGCCCCGCCAGCGCGGAACCCGCCACAGGTGCGCCGGACCGCTCGGCGATCAGCCCCGCCCCGAGATCGCGCCGGGACAGCAGAAGATAGGCTGTGACGATCAGCACCGCAGTGGTCGCCGCGTGCAGCAGCAGAATCCACCAGTGATCGCCGGCGAACGGCCGTACCTGCAACGACCAGCCCAGCGGTGACAGCCAGGTGAGCACGTTTGTGGGGCCATCAGCGGCGCGCGCATCACCGATCGCACGCAGCGTGTATGTGCCCGCCAGCACGGCGAAGGCGATACCGCGCGCGGTCCTGGCACCGGCGCTGAGCTGTGCGGCCACCGCGGCGACGGCGGCGAACACGATGCCCGAGGCAGCCTCGGCGAGCCCGAACGCCAGGGCACCATTACCGGGGACTCCGGCGCCCTTGATGCTGGCAGCACCGATCAGCCCGGTGGCCAGCGCACCTCCGCAAGCTACCGTCAACGCGGCAGTAAGGCTCGCGAACCGCCCGACCTGGGTCGAGGCGAGCAGTTCCCCGCGTCCCGTCTCCTCCTCAGCTCGAGTGTGGCGGATAACGGTGAGAATCGTGGCGATCGCGATGAGCGTGTGAAACAGCCCAGCCTTCCACACACCCGCCGCACCGAGCGTGGTGTTGTAGATCGGTCCGTACATGGCCAACTGCGCCGGGCTGGACAGGATCGAGTTCGCGAGGTCGGCCAGATCGGCGGGGGTGTTGATCAGCTTCTCGACACTCTTGACGTAGACGCTGCCCAGTGGGACCGACAGCAGCAGCACCCACAGCGGCAGCACGATGCGGTCGCGCCGCAGATACAGCCGCAGCAGTTGCACGGTTCCGGCGAAAGCTGAGGCGCCGCGCGCGGATTCGGCGAATCCGTAGTGCGGGCGCGTGGCAGTGGCGGTTGTCATTTCGATGCCTCCGCGTAGTGGCGGCCCGAATCATTCCTGCCGGCGTCGTGCCCGTCGAGCGAATAGTGGCGCAGGAAAAGCTCTTCCAGTGTCGGCGGCTGGCTGACGAGGCTGCGCACACCGGCATCACCGAGGATTCGGATGAACTCACCCAGATGTTCGCTGTCGACCTGGCAGCGCAGCGTGTGGTCGTCGATGCTGACGTCCTCGACTCCCGCGATCCGGCCGAGATCGCCCGGATCACCGATCATTTCGGCCTTGATCGAGGTGCGACTCAAATGCCGCATCGACGCGAGTGTGCCGCTCTCCACCGTCGCGCCGGCCCGGATGATGGTGACGCGGTCACACAGCGTCTCTACCTCGGACAGGATGTGGCTGGACAGCAGCACCGTCACCCCCCGATCAGTAGCCTCCTGGACGCATTCCCCGAAAACCTGTTCCATCAACGGATCCAGCCCCGAGGTGGGTTCGTCGAGCATCAGCAGATTCGCGTTCGAGGAAAACGCCGACACCAGGGCGACCTTCTGCCGGTTGCCCTTAGAATAGGTGCGGGCCTTTTTTCGCGGATCCAGCTCGAAACGCTCGATCAATTCCTCGCGACGATCGGGATCCAGGCCGCCGCGCATACGAGCCAGCAGATCGATCGTCTCACCGCCGGACAGCGTCGGCCATAGCGTGACATCACCTGGAACATAAGCGATTTCGCTGTGCAGACCAACCGCGTCGGCCCACGGATCGCGGCCGAGCACACGCACCTCACCCGAGGTGCGGGCCAGGATTCCCAGCAGAATACGGATGGTGGTCGACTTGCCCGCCCCGTTGGGGCCCAGGAAGCCGTGCACTTCCCCTTCGACGACCTCGAGGTCGAGACCGTCGAGAGCGTGTACCTGTCCGAAATGCTTGCGCAGTTCGCGGACGACAATTGCCGATGACATCGAATCTCCTTGAGAGACTGAGGATCAATATTTGTATGTAGAAATTGGGATCACTGGTCGGCGAGCAGGGCGTCCAGCACCGTCGAATCGGTGAACAGGCCGTGCGTGCTCATCTCGACCGCTGGCAGCATCATCTGGTCGGCGAACTCGCGAAGCGCCTTTCGATAATCGAGCTCCCCGTCATGCCTAGCCGCGTGCAGCTGCAGGAAGAAGAAGAACCCACCGCCGCTTTGGGTCGCCAGATAGCGGGCCATTGACTTGAGATCCGTTGGTGAGCGCAAGGTCCCAGCCTCGATGCCGATCGCCAGATACGCCTCGACGTCGGCCACCATCTGCTCGAACCACGTCACCAGGAGGGCACCGCCCGCCTGAAAGGTCCGCATCAGGTAGGCAATGAGCGGCGCGTACTCCTCGATCTCCGTGAGCGCTTGCAGCGTCGCAGTCGGCGAAGGCTCCTGCACGTACTCCGTCTTCGCTGTCCGGATGAGCGAACGAACATACTCGTCGCACTCCGCTCGAAGTCCATCCTTGGACCCGAAGTGATGATTCACCAACCCGGGCGACACACCCGCCGCCCGCGCGATCGCTCGAACACCGACTCCGAACCCCTCTTCGCCGAATACGACGATCGCGGCATCCCGGATACGGGCCCGAGTATTCAGATCCGCGGGCGGATCCTTCCGGTACGGTTGCTCTCTTAAACGCATGTTTAATATGCTAAACACATGTTCAATCATCGCGCAAGTGTCAAATCCAGGAGGCGGAGCCGTCGAAGATCAGCAGCGACTGCCGACGCATTACTACGGCAGGCGCAGGCCTGCCAGCAGTTTGGTGAGGATCGCGAGAGTCTGTTTCCGGACCGCGTCGGGGGCCTGGGCGTCGGCGACGGTGAGTGCGCCTATCCGGTGTTGGGGAGGGGTGGTCGTGTTAGCGGGCATTCGTGGCGTGCAGGGAAGCGTGGTGGCGGCCGAGTCCGATGGTGCGTGCCTCGTGCGCTTCCGGTGCGTTGAATGGTCGTGGGCGCCACAGAATTTCGTCTCCGGCGCCCGCGACCTCGCCGATCATCGCTGGTTACTTCGAGTGCGCTCCGTTGGTGAGCATTCCGACGCTCACCCAGCCCCAGTAGACGCGGTGGTGGGCGATGAGGCCGTCTCGGATTTCCATCACCTCCACGATGTCCATTTGGTCACCGTCCGGGGACTTGCGGGGGTATTCCCAGGTGAGTCGGCTTCCGTCGGTCAAGAAGCCGACGCGGTACCGGCGCCGTTCAGCGGGTTGGTGGGCGAACACCTTGTCCACGAATCGCCGCAGGTTATCTCGGCCGCGCACCACACCCTCCTCGGTGCCCAGCAGATGGCAGACCAACGGACTTTCCAACGTCGCGTCGGGCTGATAGAGCGCCATTGCGGCGTCGAGGTCCTTGGCGCCCAACGCATCATCCCAGGCGGTGAAGATGTACTCGATCTGCTCGGCGGTCGTCGTCGACTCGGTCATGGCCGTCTGGCCCTTTCTGTGCTGGTGGTTGTGACGGTGCGACGGTAGGTCGGCGATGTTTTGGTCGGGAGCTAATCGTGGTTGTGGCACGGTTGCGGCATGACCAGTGAACCGGACGAACAGCGGATGCTCGATCGCGATCTCGCGCCGGTGGCAGCGCTGATCGGCGATCAGACCCGGGTCGCCATCCTCGCCGCGCTGGCCGAGGGGCACGCACTGCCGGCGGGTGAGCTCGCCCGCCGCGCCGGAGTGCAACCGGCGACTGCGGCCGCTCATTTGCGACGGTTGGTCGAGGGAGGCCTCGTACTAGTCCGCGCGCAGGGCAGGCATCGTTACCATGAGCTGGCCGGACCGCAGGTCGCCGCCGTACTCGAAGCTCTGGCGCAGCTGGCCCCGGCGACACCGGTGCGTTCGCTGCGCACCGATCGTGCTGCCAGGACTCTCACCGAGGCCAGGACCTGCTACGACCATCTCGCCGGTCGGCGCGGCGTCGAGTTACGCGACCGCTTGGTGGCCGCTGACGCCCTACGGTTGATCGATGACCGAGACCACCAGCTCACACCGGTTGGGTGGCGGCTGGCCGGAGCGTTGGGAATTGATCTGCGGGCGCTGAACAGCACTCGGCGAGTGTTCGCGCGGATCTGTGTGGATTGGACACAGCGGCGGCCCCATCTGGCCGGTGCACTGCCCGCGGCGCTCACCGACCGATTCCTCGAGCTGGGATGGTTGGCCCGGACAACGGGGCGGAGCCTGCGCGTCGCGCCCGATTACGATCAGCGGCTCGACACCTGGTTATCCAGATCGAGCTGACCGCCGACCCGCCCACCCGCGAGGTTCCTCAACCGTCGTTGTCGACGTGGACGTATCACCGGATCGGTGGCCGGGCTCGCTTCGGAAGCGCTGCCAGTCCAGCGAGGGCGAACAATGCGGCGCCGCCGCCGACCACGGTTGCACCGCTGGCAGTGACACCACCTCGGCGGCCGAGCAGTACCGCAGCGGTGTCGGCCGCGTCGGCGAGCACACCGAGTTGCAGCCCGACACGTTGAACGGCCGGGTCGGAGCTCAGTGTTGCCAGACCGAGCGCGGCATCTCGAATGCCGAACATTCGTGCGACGACACCGCCATCGGCGTCCTGCCCTGCGACGCCGAGCGATCGGCGGGTCATCGCCGGCTGCGCGAACGCAGACAGGCCGATCGCAAGCCGTGCGATCCCCAGCCCGCGGATGAGCATGGCGCGTTGTGTCATGGCGACTCCTAAGTTCGGAAACCGGGTGGCGATTCAGCAATGGCCCAGTTCTAGCGTCTGCGCAATCCTACGATACCATCGGCATCTATGATTCTGACAGTATCAGATGTACTATGCGTACCGTGAATGACGTCAAGCCCCAACGCCTGGAATATGTCGAGCAGACTCGTCAGGCGGTGGTCGAGGCAGCCGAACGGCTGTTCGTCGAGAACGGCTACTATCAGACCTCACAGGATGCGGTCGGGGCCGCCGCGCGATTCACCAAGGGCGCGGTATACCGGCACTTCAAGGACAAGCAGTCGTTGTTCGAAGCCGTATTCGAGCGGGTCCAGACCGAGACGGTAACCGCGCTACTTGCGGGCGCCCCCACGGTCGGCGACGATTGGCAGTGGGGTTTGGAAGCGATCGCGAAGTACCTGCAGGCATGCACCGAGACGCGGTACCGGCGGATAGTGCTCGAGGAAGGCCCGGCGGTCCTCGGCTGGTCGAGGTGGCGCGAACTGGACCAGCGATACGCCGGTCGCCTTCTGGAGCAGGTCCTCGATGAACTCATGGACAAGCAGGTGTTGCCGCGCTATCCGGCCGACCTGCTGGCACGTCTGTGCTGCGCCCTCATCGGCGA
Protein-coding sequences here:
- a CDS encoding ABC transporter permease, with product MTTATATRPHYGFAESARGASAFAGTVQLLRLYLRRDRIVLPLWVLLLSVPLGSVYVKSVEKLINTPADLADLANSILSSPAQLAMYGPIYNTTLGAAGVWKAGLFHTLIAIATILTVIRHTRAEEETGRGELLASTQVGRFASLTAALTVACGGALATGLIGAASIKGAGVPGNGALAFGLAEAASGIVFAAVAAVAAQLSAGARTARGIAFAVLAGTYTLRAIGDARAADGPTNVLTWLSPLGWSLQVRPFAGDHWWILLLHAATTAVLIVTAYLLLSRRDLGAGLIAERSGAPVAGSALAGPLGLAWRMQRGTLAAWCVGLSLYALMFGSVINGIGDELGSNQTMRDMIARMGGSQVLEDSVVTMVYTMLGLAAAAYSISAALRLHSEETADRAEAVLTGAIGRIRWAASHLVFALGGPIVLLLVSGCVGGLAYGLAAHDVGGKLPRVLGAALVQLPAIWLFTAATVLLFGLLPRWTPVAWGVFTGGLALFLLGSISGMPQWVLNLDPYSHLPKLPAASFAAAPVMILAAIAAMAVTVGLFGFRRRDLR
- a CDS encoding TetR/AcrR family transcriptional regulator — its product is MNDVKPQRLEYVEQTRQAVVEAAERLFVENGYYQTSQDAVGAAARFTKGAVYRHFKDKQSLFEAVFERVQTETVTALLAGAPTVGDDWQWGLEAIAKYLQACTETRYRRIVLEEGPAVLGWSRWRELDQRYAGRLLEQVLDELMDKQVLPRYPADLLARLCCALIGEGALTIADAADPEGVRKQTLAILTKLLAGLRLP
- a CDS encoding TetR/AcrR family transcriptional regulator C-terminal domain-containing protein, with the translated sequence MTHRIPIGHGLGIARLAAEVDYPPLTGDVQRDIIGILEQLRALYRCHPRAPEVESPTLCPHTMRYLDHMAGALAPTGLDATATLTVIGLLTGWVRALAAQEEAGLSARANMADHISAMLSHGDYPQLTALFATLESATPPDTETAFRTCIEALLFGIIPLEP
- a CDS encoding ABC transporter ATP-binding protein translates to MSSAIVVRELRKHFGQVHALDGLDLEVVEGEVHGFLGPNGAGKSTTIRILLGILARTSGEVRVLGRDPWADAVGLHSEIAYVPGDVTLWPTLSGGETIDLLARMRGGLDPDRREELIERFELDPRKKARTYSKGNRQKVALVSAFSSNANLLMLDEPTSGLDPLMEQVFGECVQEATDRGVTVLLSSHILSEVETLCDRVTIIRAGATVESGTLASMRHLSRTSIKAEMIGDPGDLGRIAGVEDVSIDDHTLRCQVDSEHLGEFIRILGDAGVRSLVSQPPTLEELFLRHYSLDGHDAGRNDSGRHYAEASK
- a CDS encoding winged helix-turn-helix domain-containing protein, coding for MTSEPDEQRMLDRDLAPVAALIGDQTRVAILAALAEGHALPAGELARRAGVQPATAAAHLRRLVEGGLVLVRAQGRHRYHELAGPQVAAVLEALAQLAPATPVRSLRTDRAARTLTEARTCYDHLAGRRGVELRDRLVAADALRLIDDRDHQLTPVGWRLAGALGIDLRALNSTRRVFARICVDWTQRRPHLAGALPAALTDRFLELGWLARTTGRSLRVAPDYDQRLDTWLSRSS
- a CDS encoding TetR/AcrR family transcriptional regulator, whose translation is MRLREQPYRKDPPADLNTRARIRDAAIVVFGEEGFGVGVRAIARAAGVSPGLVNHHFGSKDGLRAECDEYVRSLIRTAKTEYVQEPSPTATLQALTEIEEYAPLIAYLMRTFQAGGALLVTWFEQMVADVEAYLAIGIEAGTLRSPTDLKSMARYLATQSGGGFFFFLQLHAARHDGELDYRKALREFADQMMLPAVEMSTHGLFTDSTVLDALLADQ
- a CDS encoding nuclear transport factor 2 family protein, which encodes MTESTTTAEQIEYIFTAWDDALGAKDLDAAMALYQPDATLESPLVCHLLGTEEGVVRGRDNLRRFVDKVFAHQPAERRRYRVGFLTDGSRLTWEYPRKSPDGDQMDIVEVMEIRDGLIAHHRVYWGWVSVGMLTNGAHSK